In Vanacampus margaritifer isolate UIUO_Vmar chromosome 6, RoL_Vmar_1.0, whole genome shotgun sequence, the DNA window atatatatatatatgtgtatatgtgtatatatatatatatatatgtgtatatatatatatatatatatatatatgtatatatatatatatgtgtatatatatatatatatatatatgtgtatatatgtatatatatatgtgtatatatatatatatatatgtgtatatatatatatgtgtatatgtgtatatatatatgtgtatatatatatatatatatgtgtatatatatatatatatatatatatgtgtatatatatatatatatatatatatatgtgtatatatatatatatatatatatatgtgtatatatatatatatatatatatatgtgtatatatatatatatatatatatatatgtgtatatatatatatatatatatgtgtgtatatatatatatatatatatgtgtgtatatatatatatatatatatgtgtgtatatatatatatatatatatgtgtgtatatatatatatatatatatatgtgtatatatatatatgtgtatatatatatatgtgtatatatatatatatatatgtgtatatatatatatatatatatgtgtgtgtgtatatatatatatatatatatatatgtgtatatatatatatatatatgtgtgtgtgtatatatatatatatatgtgtgtatatatatatatatatatgtgtgtatatatgtgtgtataaatatatatatatatgtgtatatatatatatatatatatatatatatgtgtgtgtgtgtgtatatatatatatatatatatatatatatatatatatatatatatatatatatatatatgtgtgtgtgtatatatatatatatatatatatatatatatatatgtgtgtgtgtatatatatatatatatatatatatatatatatgtgtgtgtgtatatatatatatatatatatatatatgtgtgtgtgtgtgtgtgtgtgtgtatatatatatatatatatatgtgtgtgtgtgtgtgtatatatatatatatatatatatatatatatatatatatatatatatatatatatatatatatatatatagtggaaACATGATGCACCTGAGCTGTAAATGGGCAAAGGCTGTAAAAACAGGAaaccatttaattaaaaaaaaaaatggggtttgGGGGTGGTTACTGCAACATTATGAATGATTAGTGATCAGATACAATTACAGAAAAGTAGcttatcgattttttttctttttttcttttttatatacagGTATACAAGTAAGTATAAGACCGGAAAGTCAGGAAAAACTACATCCTCTTCTCTTTGTTGTATAACATGTTAGCCATGTTTGGCCACTTGTCAAACATCTACGGAGATGTCAGTTATTTGCAAAAAAGGAATCAATCACCTTCGAAACGTCAGTTTCACCAGAACCTTCACAAAGGGCAATTTGTGAGTACAGCAAAATCAGTATGCATGGGAACCTGTGTGTTGGACAGAAACTGTTAACTATTACCACAGAAAAGTCACATTCACACAATGGATATCTGTGTGAGCCATTCCTCCTCATTCGCCTGTTTGGATTAGTGTCACCAGCTAGAGGCCAAACCTAAGCCTCAGGCCCTAAATGCAACTCTGGTGTGTGTGCGcaggtgtgcgtgcgtgcgtgcgtgtgcgtgtgtgtgtgtgtgtgtgtgtgtgtgtgtgtgtgtgtgtgtgtgtgtgtgtgtgtgtgtgtgtgtgtgtgcgtgtgcgtttgtTAATGTGGTTTAGACCGACAAATGATCTGACATTTGACCTGGGAAAAGTTGACACTTGTGTTTAGAGCGACACAGGCAGTGTCGGCCTAATTCaagacttgttttttaattttttagggtctataaaaacgtttttttctgtaaaaagagaaaaatatgggCCTACTACTCAGCTAGGACAATAATTATGCATGAATTAATTTCTAAATATcttataaatatgattttttgatCTGTCAGTGTAATCCCCTCGTctgagattttgtgtgtgtgtgtgacatcctactggccgttttttgttattgcactttcacacacacacacaaaagtacacacAAAGGGGGCGGTGGCATGACGTGTAATGTGGGCGTGAGGTACACTGGATCTCCCGCGAAAGCGTCATGCGTCAACGTGGGATGCAGACAAACACAACGCAGAACTGCACAGTAAGTAACAAGCATATATTCATTGTAAATAAACCCAATTTAATGAGAACACGGTTATTTTTGTTGCGGTGAGGTAATTTCATCAAGGCAGTGCAACTTTTTACGCTGTTTTAGAAAGGTTTCATGatagaaaatgaaaactttttaatttgtttacgTAGATGCCTCGTTCGGTTGTTGCTGGTTATTCAGATATCTAATTTAAACACGTACGTGACGGTTGCTCCACCATAATAATTATCTCATATTAGGACAGGCGGTTGGGActaaggatggatggattcatttTGTCTACGAAGCggatattttgccgtgttttAAAAGTTCACGTAGCGTTAGTTTGCCGTGAACCGCGCGAGAACTATACAAGTTTGAATTCTGTGtcggcaaaatagcgctagcaggagagttgccggtcgCCTCTCAGTActatattttgctgtgaaacGCGAGAGAACTACAAGTACTAATTCTGCGCCGGCAAAATAGCGCCAGCAGAAGAGTTGCCGGTCTCGCCTTTAACAGCTATCTTGCCGTGAGTCGCGCAAGAACTACAAGTAGGCCTACGAATTCTGCGCCGGCAAAAAACCGCTAGCAGGAAAATGTCCACTGCCTTTTCTCTAACGTTTGTATTTATCTTTAGCCATCTGTTACTTAATTAATGAGCGAGCTTGAGCATTTTcacgtattgacaattccgaggtgacgtcatctctcattgaaaagcattagactttggatcgttgtagtttgatttgtgaggattattttgattttaaaatatgagatgtttatattattgtttataacaatcatttaattttttgaatatttactttttctttgggtacagaggctcttgatttaaaaaagaaaaacatgccaaGGCAAAGGTGTTTGAatccaaaaaaagaagcaatgctTTATATCGATACCGGAAGAGACAAACATGGACTTGATGTGAAATACATCAGTGAATTCAAAGGTAAGATACATCTAACAATAACAGTTAACTAAAAAGTGAATCTTCCACCtgacttcattattatttttgtcattactagGGAGAGGGGTCTTTGCTTGTGCTTCTTTTGAAAAAGGAAACTTCCTGCTAGAATATCATGGTGCACTTCTAAGCAAACAAGAATGTGAGAGGAGACAGAGATTGTAccatgacaaaatgaaagcattcaTGTTTGAGTTTCACTTTGACGGAAGAACTTGCTGGTGCGTATTAAGTCCATGCTCCATTTAATTAGTCCATATTAAAAGTCCATAATTTGTTTAGACTCATTAGCTTTGAGTCAAAACCCGAATGGGATCTTAAATCAAGAAAATCAACACTACCGAGTTCTaactatataatattaataattggttTTCTATTTGAAGTGTTGATGCAGCAACAGAGGATGGGTCACTAGGAAGACTGGTCAATGATGACCACATCAACCCAAATGCCACAATGAAGTATTTAAATGTGCAAGGAAAGCCCCATCTGTGTTTATTTGCGACACGGGACATTGACCCAGGAGAGGAGATTACATATAATTATGGTGACTCTGACTGGCCATGGAGAAGCAAGGTAATCATATCAGAATGTGATGAGTGGTTAGTGATCTGAAAATCAGTATTGACTGAATTAAACTCATGATGTTTGTCAATTTAAACCTCAGGAATCTGGCCAACAAAACACATCCACATCCAAGCTCACCGTGGAGGAAACTACATCTACAGCGCCCACAGATGCTCTGAAATCTTTTCAAGAGGTAAATCATGTACACTATTTTAGTGCTCTTTTACAGTCCATACGCTATGTACAGGTTAGGGTTGTCACAATACTAAAATTTCAAACTCAATATCGATACCCAGGAAAATACTTGATGCTTAATACCTTTCAATACCATACCAAAAGATATACTAatcctaaaataacaaaaataaataagacaatcactttttcacatgcaaataaataatttaaacaaatgaaagaatacgccatattaaaaaatgccactttATTCTACGAATGACTGTCTGAGCCTGTCGTATCACTGGTCTTAATTTTCTTTGcggttggaagttttttttgttttgttttttaaagacaagcatGTCAATGTGCTCCTGTGCCCTTCTTGGCTTGCAAATGAGCCCtgaatttactaaaaatgaggCACAACTTGAAGCAGCAATGCACGAGCACACTAAGCTAACCATGAGGCcgcggctaatggctaataataaaacaacagtcACTTACTGAGCATAAGTCTAACCGCGGTAGCCAGCTAAcggctaataacaaaacaacaaggcaTCTGGCTTTTTCTTGTCCACCAAAACTGGCACGTTTAGCCTTCCTGCCACCACACTGGCCATACTAAGCAGCTGTAAAACATAGCTGAACAAGCAAGGTTGCAGTGTGGGCTCTCCTGGGTGCGGGAGCCTGTCTTCCGAGGCAGCGATGCTAGTGGAGTGTGCACGGCTGACGCTGCAGGAACGCTACCATGTATCGATAGTATTGATACCATTACAAAGAGATATTGTATCCGGATACGACGTGTTTGAAAAGTATTGatacttttgacaaccctatTAAAAGTACACAACGTGAATGGATTTTAACGCCATCTTTAACTCTTAAAAAATAGACAAAGTTTACCACTCATACATGTCTGTGttaaatgtttccttcctgtctcttttgcagcattctgacgCAGAGAAGTCTGCCCAAACCTCCAGAGTTGAACAcattgaacaggtacatgtaGTTGTTCAATAGATTTCAACGCCATCTGGCAGTTAAAAACtgtatgcatatttctgcactttcagtgaatttgtaatcaaacatcatttctgtgtgtattgtctctgtatttttctctttcagtgcatgatggagacaaggcactcctcaatgagtttgagccagaaTGACCTGAGTCCACCGCACAatagttctcaaaaggtaaattactttatcactaatgagtgtcatttagcatccaactacagtaattgtttgcagtgctctatcaagttaccagtaatattttggtgtacagagaaacttattgaaggcttgataatattttgaatggaccgagtgtatgtgtgcgtgtgttatcacccagatttattgtgtattggactgacacatttcgtgatagtattttcaagttttaagtcacaacctcatccataggtttgaatgtgtgtgtgtgtgtgttgtgtccaagtatggcatagactgacactggcatacactgactttcgccgagaaagcatttcctgtagaagttgtcgcactcacctacttgtgtgtgtgtgtgttcacataatctcatggtttagagggacatttaacctcattgtatctttaagtcttacagtcacccaatatcacctttctgtggagttgaatcactatacatacagtatataaatatacttggtaggctattgtttaaatgacctaacataaactctgtgtttcttgatcctgcatcactctgaatcagcaacgtaatgtaaagcgttgtctcaatgaaggtatgtctatgtttaatgtttccttcctgtctcttttgcagcattctgacgCAGAGAGGTCAGCCCAACCCTCAgaggttgaagatattgaacaggtacatgtggttgttaaatggatatcaatgccatctggcaattaaaaactgtcaaagtttaccgctcatgcatatttctggaacttgaaacaaatttgtaatcaaacagtctgatggcacctgtgtgtattgtctttttatttttctctttcagtgcatgatggagacaaggcactcctcaatgagtttgagccagagtgacctgagtccagtacgtcgtgagccactcaacaattctcaaaaggtaaattactttatcactaatgagtgtcatttagcatccaactacagtaattgtttgcagtgctctatcaagttaccagtaatattttggtgtacagagaaacttattgaaggcttgataatattctgaatagaccgagtgtgtgtgtgtgtgtgtgtgtgttatcacctagatttattgtgtattggactgacacatttcatgatagtattttcaagttttaagtcacaacctcatccataggtttgaatgtgtgtgtgtgtgtgtgttgtgtccaagtatggcatagactgacactggcatacactgactttcgccgagaaagcatttgctgtagaagttgtcgcactcacctacttgtgtgtgtgtgtgttcacataatctcatggtttagagggacatttaacctcattgtatctttaagtcttatagtcacccaatgtcacctttctgtggagttgaatcactatacctgtacatacagtatataaatatacttggtaggctgttgtttaaatgacctaacataaactctgtgtttcttgatcctgcatcactctgaatcagcaacgtaatgtaaagcgttgtctcaatgaaggtatgtctatgtttaatgtttccttcctgtctcttttgcagcattctgatgCAGAGAGGTCAACCCAACCttcagaggttgaagatattgaacaggtacatgtggttgttaaatggatatcaatgccatctggcaattaaaaaccgacaaagtttaccgctcatgcatatttctgcaacttgaaacaaatttgtaatcaaacagtctgatggcacctgtgtgtattgtctttttatttttctctttcagtgcatgatggagacaaggcactcttcaatgagtttgagccagagtgacctgagtccagtacgtcgtgagccactcaacaattctcaaaaggtaaattacttcatcattaatgagtgtcatttagcatccaactacagtaattgtttgcagtgctctatcaagttaccagtaatattttgttgtacagagaaactttttgaaggcttgataatattttgaatagacagagtgtttgtgtgtgttatcacctagatttattgtgtattggactgacacatttcgtgatagtattttcaagttttaagtcacaacctcatccataggtttgaatgtgtgtgtgtgtgttgtgaccaagtatggcatagactgacactggcatacactgactttcgccgagaaagcatttgctgtagaagttgtcgcactcacctacttgtgtgtgtgtgtgtattcacataatctcatggtttagagggacatttaacctcattgtatctttaagtcttacagtcacccaatgtcacctttctgtggagttgaatcactatacatacagtatatcaatataattggtaggctgttgtttttgaaattacctaacataaactcaatgtttcttgatcctgcatcactctgaatcagcaatgtgatgtaaagcgttgtctttatgaaggtatgtctatgtttaatgtttccttcctgtctcttttgcagcatacCGACACAGAGAGGTCCGCTCAACCATTAgaggttgaagatattgaacaggtatatatggttgttaaataaatttcaacgccatctggcaattaaaaactgtcaaagtcatgcatatttctgcaacttcagtgaatttgtagtaattaaacagTCTGATTACACCTGTGTGTattttctctgtattttttttttcagtgcatgatggagacaagtgACTCCACATTGACCTTGTGCCAGGGTGACCTTAGTCCAGCACTTGAGCCTCAGAccagttctcaaaaggtaaattacttcttctttaatgagtgtaattaaaagtacaattacagtTAACGGTCAACAATTGTTTCCTGTGCATGTCAAGtcatcagcaatatttttgtgctCTGAGAAACTTCATTGGATGCTTGATAATTGAAGTCAGAGTTTGTACATATTTGTTcatctaagttttttttctgctagcaATCCCATATccttattaaatattttgctatcactttttaaataaataccccCCCCAGGACTGTTGGAAACACCTTCTTGAGGTCTCAACACTGTCACCCTTTGACAAGTGTGTTCTATGCTTGGGACCTATATCTTCTTTTACATGGACTGGATACAGATGCAAAGGTAAACCATATATTGATAGCATTGCTTTGAGTCCAAATTTAGACGATACAGCCAGAAACCAAACAAATTATGCCATTGGCCACCGAACAGTTGTCTGCATTGTGGACATGATGTAACAATTTAATTACTGGCAACTCTTcttacacaatataaaatacagcaCTGATTGGTACAGAGAAGAAAATTGTTTAAAGAAGTTATGTTGAAACTGTAACTGGCACTGtttgtttgacccaacattttctaaCTCTGTTCACAGCATGTTCAAGAGTCTGGCATCTGTCCTGCTACAGACGGAAGAAAGCAGAGGATGAAATATTAGACTCGGATGAGGAGCAGAACTCTGGAAGCAAATATGTCCCTGATTCAGATGAGGATTCAGATTCAAGCATGACTTTGGTGCCTCATCAGTCTAAAGTACGACAGAAGGAAGGAATACCAGCCTTACCCACTAACAACTCTAACAGTTTGgacacacattttccaaatgacgcTGGCACATCAAAATGTTTACCCACAGATGTCATTGCTGGCGAAACGTCAGATTCAGAAATTTCTAGCAAAGACTCATCAAATAAGCATGTGAagaacaaagataaaaaatctCTAGAACATCTCAATTTGACCAATAGAaattactgttttgtttgtggtaaGCCACAAAGCAGACTGACTCGCCACCTGAAAGTACACATGTCTCACCCAGAAGTTTCATATGCATTTTACCTCCCTGGTCACTCTCAGGAGCGCAagactttgtttgaaaaaatgcgAAACAGAGGAAACTTTCATCATAACATTGCCATACTCCAAGGTGAAAATGgacaattaaaagtgaaaagggTGCTAAAATCTACTGCAGTGGCTGGAAACTTTGTGCATTGTATGCACTGCCAGGGCTTATACGCACGCAAAGAACTGTGGAGACATGTCCGAAGATGTTCGTTAAGGCCAGAAAATCGCAATCTGGATAAACAAGCTGGAAGAGCCAGAGTTCTGTGTTTTGCTACAGCCCAAGATACCGTATTCAGTCAACACTTCTCGAGTGGAATGTGGAAGCTTCTTAGCACAATGAAGACGGATGACATTGGCCTTGCTGTACGAAATGACCTATCTATTGTTCATTTGGCCCAGTCCCTGTACAATAAACATGGTCAAGATCCCACAAAGTACAAACATATTCGACAAAAGCTCCGAGAAGTGGGACGACTGCTGGTATGTCTGCGAGCAAACTACTCTGTACACAGCCTGGAGGAAGCCATAAAGCCCTCAAACTCTCAAACAGTTGTTCAAGCAGTGAAGCAAGTTGCTGGATTTCACGAAGAAAGCCTCTCCTACCATACACCAAGCCTGGCTTTGAAATTGGGGCACACACTAAACAAAATCTGCGACATCATTCATTGTCGTGCACTAATGGCAGAAGATGCAGCACTGGTGAAGGCAACTGAAACATTTAGGAAACTATATACCTCCAAGTGGTGTGAGTTGATTTCCAACAAAGCTCTGAGCACATTGAGCAGTGCCAAGTATAATAAGCCAACAACACTGCCCTTTACAGAGGATATCCAGGTACTTCACCAGTACCTTCAGAAGACTGCTGACAGTGCTGTTAGTAACTTGATGGAGGAAGCAACACCGAAAAACTatgctgaaattgaaattgaaggtGAGTGTTCAGAATGTCAGATGATCAtgtttagtaggggtgggaaaatATGGGTACCTCAAGATTTGATTCACTTCCGATGCATCAttagtacatttgtatttttaaaacaattgcagaACTCAAGGAAGAGCAAAGATTTATATTTCATACTGACTTTTATTAAAGTGGCAAGGCAACCTGGTTTACAATAgtgtgtcaacacacatttcaaaaagtgCCAATGGCAGCGTTTGCTgtaacaaatgtttaacttctcccAGTGCAATATGCAGAAGACAAcagtggctttttatttttatgtaaactttaaaaatctatttttagtatCGGTAACTCTGAATCGaagcagaatctttttaatacgACGAttgatgcatgaaaaaaaaacaattatcgtTCTCACCCCTACTACTAGATGTGGCATCCTTTCCATCTTGCATCTGTTACAGCTGTACTTCTGGCCAATTCTAAAACTTGATGCCTTGGGGTCTGATGCCTCACTGATCTTTTATTATGACTATCTTTTTCTAGGTAACTTATCATTCAGTgagaatgaaaataatgaaggCAGTGACTCAGAGGGCAGCGGCACAGAGGTCGGAGGACCACTTTGTGAAGATGGCAAAGACCTGGATCCAGCCTCAGACTCTATGATCCTTGAGCAGGAACAGAACTCTGGTGGCCAAGGTAGGTTCTCTGTCTACTTTACAAATTTTCTCTCAGCAGACGGGGCAACAAAGGCCGCCCGGTATCAGTATTTGTTGATGAGACAATTTTCACatgtcgtttttgtttttaccagatAAGCTGTCACATGTGACGTCTACAGTAGGAGACACAGTCCCTTCAACTGGCGGTAAGACAAGCTTTAGGATCTTTGGATTATGTTATGAAAATATGCAATGATGTAA includes these proteins:
- the LOC144053930 gene encoding uncharacterized protein LOC144053930 codes for the protein MPRQRCLNPKKEAMLYIDTGRDKHGLDVKYISEFKGRGVFACASFEKGNFLLEYHGALLSKQECERRQRLYHDKMKAFMFEFHFDGRTCCVDAATEDGSLGRLVNDDHINPNATMKYLNVQGKPHLCLFATRDIDPGEEITYNYGDSDWPWRSKESGQQNTSTSKLTVEETTSTAPTDALKSFQEHSDAEKSAQTSRVEHIEQCMMETRHSSMSLSQNDLSPPHNSSQKHSDAERSAQPSEVEDIEQCMMETRHSSMSLSQSDLSPVRREPLNNSQKHSDAERSTQPSEVEDIEQCMMETRHSSMSLSQSDLSPVRREPLNNSQKHTDTERSAQPLEVEDIEQCMMETSDSTLTLCQGDLSPALEPQTSSQKDCWKHLLEVSTLSPFDKCVLCLGPISSFTWTGYRCKACSRVWHLSCYRRKKAEDEILDSDEEQNSGSKYVPDSDEDSDSSMTLVPHQSKVRQKEGIPALPTNNSNSLDTHFPNDAGTSKCLPTDVIAGETSDSEISSKDSSNKHVKNKDKKSLEHLNLTNRNYCFVCGKPQSRLTRHLKVHMSHPEVSYAFYLPGHSQERKTLFEKMRNRGNFHHNIAILQGENGQLKVKRVLKSTAVAGNFVHCMHCQGLYARKELWRHVRRCSLRPENRNLDKQAGRARVLCFATAQDTVFSQHFSSGMWKLLSTMKTDDIGLAVRNDLSIVHLAQSLYNKHGQDPTKYKHIRQKLREVGRLLVCLRANYSVHSLEEAIKPSNSQTVVQAVKQVAGFHEESLSYHTPSLALKLGHTLNKICDIIHCRALMAEDAALVKATETFRKLYTSKWCELISNKALSTLSSAKYNKPTTLPFTEDIQVLHQYLQKTADSAVSNLMEEATPKNYAEIEIEGNLSFSENENNEGSDSEGSGTEVGGPLCEDGKDLDPASDSMILEQEQNSGGQDKLSHVTSTVGDTVPSTGVLSGKDDADQESEARRQPKKMWSKAEVAAVMRHFGSHIKKGKLASKVECSQCKRAEDPVLSQRTVQNIRDFVRNRITTAKRQAQKRR